From one Verrucomicrobiales bacterium genomic stretch:
- a CDS encoding helix-turn-helix transcriptional regulator — protein sequence MHTSNGKPSPSTDQFYKEVGIRIREARKKADNMTQEALALSVGLTRTSLTNIEKGRQKVLLHTFTQIASALGTEPGALLPAPANVLDGIGVNLPSSLAPEVRGFIERAIGSGAAYETQQSKSDQVESQRASSTVRSGRGTSRRGKNSG from the coding sequence GTGCACACTTCCAACGGCAAACCTTCTCCTTCGACGGACCAATTCTATAAGGAAGTTGGTATACGTATCCGGGAAGCGAGAAAGAAAGCCGACAATATGACTCAGGAAGCACTGGCACTCAGCGTGGGGTTGACGAGAACGTCCCTGACGAACATTGAGAAAGGCCGCCAGAAAGTCCTACTGCACACGTTCACTCAAATCGCATCGGCGCTTGGAACTGAGCCCGGCGCACTTCTCCCTGCCCCAGCGAATGTTCTGGATGGCATCGGCGTAAACCTCCCTTCTTCCCTCGCGCCGGAAGTAAGGGGGTTCATCGAACGCGCAATTGGATCCGGAGCAGCATATGAAACCCAACAGAGCAAAAGCGATCAGGTTGAAAGCCAGCGAGCTTCTTCAACAGTGCGGAGTGGTCGCGGCACCAGTCGACGTGGAAAAAATAGCGGCTGA
- a CDS encoding ImmA/IrrE family metallo-endopeptidase, producing MKPNRAKAIRLKASELLQQCGVVAAPVDVEKIAAELGIAVRRTPTDDDISGFLLHQTDSEVVIGVNTLHHPNRQRFTIAHELGHYVLHQYDEVHVDRAVVRLRSGESSSGENPDEVEANRFAAELLMPENFIRLELSKMTFVDFSDERRMQQFAKQFGVSVQAMSRRIVDLGISA from the coding sequence ATGAAACCCAACAGAGCAAAAGCGATCAGGTTGAAAGCCAGCGAGCTTCTTCAACAGTGCGGAGTGGTCGCGGCACCAGTCGACGTGGAAAAAATAGCGGCTGAGCTTGGTATTGCCGTTCGGCGGACTCCTACCGACGACGATATCTCTGGTTTTTTGCTTCACCAGACGGACAGTGAAGTCGTAATAGGCGTCAACACACTGCATCACCCAAATCGGCAGCGATTCACGATCGCCCACGAGCTTGGACACTATGTCCTCCACCAATATGACGAGGTTCATGTGGATCGAGCGGTGGTGAGGTTGCGAAGTGGCGAGTCGAGCAGCGGCGAGAACCCAGATGAAGTGGAAGCCAATCGCTTCGCTGCTGAACTACTGATGCCGGAAAACTTCATTCGCCTGGAACTCTCAAAAATGACGTTTGTCGATTTTTCCGACGAACGGCGCATGCAGCAGTTTGCGAAACAGTTTGGTGTCAGCGTTCAGGCCATGTCTCGACGCATCGTGGATCTTGGAATTAGCGCCTAA